The Deltaproteobacteria bacterium genome window below encodes:
- a CDS encoding helix-turn-helix transcriptional regulator: protein MTGDHFVTYGSWRVREGDDAVFRALADGTRRALLDRLFTRDGLTLSELESELEMTRFGVMKHLRVLEAANLVVTRRVGRTKQHFLNPIPIRLIHDRWIDKYTERQVSALTQLKAKLEETA from the coding sequence TTGACAGGTGACCATTTCGTCACGTATGGTTCCTGGCGCGTGCGAGAGGGGGATGACGCGGTTTTTCGCGCTCTGGCCGATGGCACCCGGCGGGCCCTGCTCGACCGGCTCTTCACACGCGACGGACTCACGCTCTCGGAGCTCGAGTCCGAGCTCGAGATGACGCGCTTCGGCGTGATGAAACACCTGCGCGTGCTCGAAGCCGCCAACCTGGTGGTGACGCGTCGCGTCGGCCGCACCAAGCAGCACTTCCTCAACCCCATCCCGATCCGGTTGATCCACGACCGCTGGATCGACAAGTACACCGAGCGGCAGGTGTCCGCTCTCACCCAGCTGAAAGCGAAGCTCGAGGAGACCGCATGA
- a CDS encoding SMP-30/gluconolactonase/LRE family protein produces the protein MARRTTWRTRILRGVVLALLALLLYLALWPTPVDPSARTVAPAPALVGVFAPNQRLRDGIASVDLGEGPEDVALGPDGLLYTGLADGRILRLPVSLASAQPWADTGGRPLGLAFDRDGRLLVADAHRGLLAIDPDAEVHVLVDAFDGAPLRLTDELAIAASGAVWFTDASTRFAVEDHVLDALENRATGRLLRHEPTTGETTLVLDGLRFANGVALAPDESFVLVAETFDYRVTRHWLRGPDAGRTDVLVADLPGFVDNLTYADDGVLWVALVSRRSALLDATLPWPWVRKVIARVPMALQPIPPRYGFVLGIDADGGVVHNLQDDSGTVGAITSAVPVGDELVLGSLRSRVLVRVPRPQVPAR, from the coding sequence ATGGCACGGCGCACCACCTGGCGGACGAGGATCCTTCGCGGCGTCGTGCTCGCGCTGCTGGCCCTGCTGCTCTACCTCGCGCTGTGGCCGACGCCGGTCGATCCCAGCGCGCGCACGGTCGCGCCAGCGCCCGCGCTGGTCGGCGTGTTCGCACCCAACCAACGGCTGCGCGACGGCATCGCGTCGGTCGATCTCGGCGAGGGCCCCGAGGACGTGGCGCTCGGTCCCGACGGCCTGCTCTACACCGGCCTCGCCGACGGTCGCATCCTGCGGCTGCCCGTGTCGCTGGCGAGCGCACAGCCGTGGGCCGACACCGGCGGACGCCCGCTCGGGCTCGCGTTCGATCGCGACGGTCGACTGCTGGTCGCCGACGCCCACCGTGGGCTGCTCGCGATCGACCCCGACGCCGAGGTCCACGTGCTGGTCGATGCGTTCGACGGCGCGCCCCTGCGACTGACCGACGAGCTCGCGATCGCGGCCAGCGGCGCGGTGTGGTTCACCGACGCCTCGACGCGTTTCGCGGTCGAGGACCATGTGCTCGACGCGCTGGAGAACCGCGCGACCGGTCGGCTGCTGCGCCACGAGCCCACCACCGGCGAGACCACCCTCGTGCTCGACGGCCTGCGCTTCGCCAACGGCGTCGCGCTGGCTCCGGACGAGTCGTTCGTGCTGGTGGCCGAGACCTTCGACTACCGCGTCACGCGGCATTGGCTGCGGGGCCCGGACGCGGGTCGCACCGACGTGCTCGTCGCGGATCTGCCCGGCTTCGTGGACAACCTCACCTACGCCGACGACGGCGTGCTGTGGGTCGCCCTGGTCTCGCGGCGTAGCGCGCTGCTCGACGCGACACTGCCGTGGCCGTGGGTGCGCAAGGTGATCGCGCGGGTGCCGATGGCACTGCAGCCGATCCCGCCGCGCTACGGCTTCGTGCTGGGGATCGACGCCGACGGCGGCGTGGTGCACAACCTGCAGGACGACAGCGGCACCGTCGGCGCGATCACCAGCGCGGTGCCGGTCGGGGACGAGCTCGTGCTCGGCAGCCTGCGCTCGCGGGTGTTGGTCCGCGTGCCGCGGCCGCAGGTACCTGCACGGTAG
- a CDS encoding sigma-70 family RNA polymerase sigma factor, producing the protein MLDTAPDAVRTPHPMEALYRAHYGFVWHAVRRFGVAGALMDDAVQDTFITAYRRFDELAMPTAKAWLYGIARRVASNYRRAEQRGARKRRAMAVASEAAPPRSATPEAILVLDRFLAALDPVDRELFVLSEIEGMTGPEAAAILALNTSTTYSRVQSLRRRFRESLAERDPSGVVHEAREQRPRATTHGWMLLLPRLGLPNAAKPAALLGLATVAKVAAIAGGVTFAIGAAFAATGSREADVPAAARESVSRATPAPAEAGLVVATPATLPVGPEPAPRHTANPARLPPAATPSRAAPRAAARVESVPSLTRDNALLQDATRALRDGDAEAALAITTQAARELPDSPLADARAALRIEALCALGKSAQARGEARVLLDTRPATPVRARIERSCVDGSVDSAASGQEGER; encoded by the coding sequence ATGCTCGACACGGCGCCCGACGCGGTCCGCACGCCGCACCCGATGGAGGCGCTGTACCGCGCCCACTACGGGTTCGTGTGGCACGCGGTGCGCCGCTTCGGTGTCGCGGGTGCGCTCATGGACGATGCGGTTCAAGACACGTTCATCACGGCGTATCGGCGCTTCGACGAACTCGCGATGCCGACCGCGAAGGCGTGGCTGTACGGCATCGCGCGGCGGGTCGCGAGCAACTACCGCCGCGCCGAGCAGCGCGGCGCTCGCAAGCGCAGGGCGATGGCGGTCGCGAGCGAGGCTGCGCCACCGCGGAGTGCGACGCCCGAGGCGATCCTCGTGCTCGATCGGTTCCTCGCCGCGCTCGATCCCGTGGATCGCGAGCTCTTCGTGCTGTCCGAGATCGAGGGCATGACCGGGCCCGAGGCGGCCGCGATCCTGGCGCTGAACACCAGCACGACCTACAGTCGCGTGCAGAGCCTGCGTCGCCGCTTCCGCGAGTCGCTGGCGGAGCGCGATCCTTCGGGGGTCGTGCACGAGGCCCGCGAGCAGCGACCGCGCGCCACCACCCACGGTTGGATGCTGCTGCTGCCAAGGCTCGGCCTGCCGAACGCCGCGAAGCCGGCGGCGCTGCTGGGGCTCGCGACGGTGGCGAAGGTGGCGGCCATCGCCGGCGGCGTGACGTTCGCGATCGGAGCCGCGTTTGCGGCCACCGGCAGCCGCGAAGCCGACGTGCCCGCGGCCGCGCGCGAGTCCGTGTCGCGCGCCACCCCGGCCCCCGCCGAGGCGGGGCTCGTCGTCGCGACACCGGCGACCCTGCCGGTGGGGCCAGAGCCGGCGCCACGCCACACCGCGAACCCAGCCCGATTGCCGCCTGCAGCGACGCCATCGCGTGCAGCACCGCGCGCGGCCGCCCGGGTCGAGTCGGTGCCGTCGTTGACGCGGGACAACGCGCTGCTGCAGGACGCCACGCGAGCGCTGCGCGACGGAGATGCCGAGGCTGCGCTCGCGATCACGACGCAGGCGGCGCGCGAGCTGCCCGACAGCCCACTCGCGGACGCCCGCGCGGCGCTGCGCATCGAGGCCCTGTGCGCGCTGGGCAAGTCGGCGCAGGCTCGCGGCGAGGCCCGCGTGTTGCTCGACACGCGGCCGGCGACGCCGGTTCGCGCTCGCATCGAGCGATCGTGCGTCGATGGGTCCGTGGATTCCGCCGCAAGCGGACAAGAGGGGGAGCGATGA
- a CDS encoding DNA mismatch repair protein MutS, translated as MSSEPADRHQAARARASADHAMLEGRSLRLTRTRLACFGALVVVAVLAYDGRLAWWWVALPVVVFVALVLRHERVHAAIDRASRSIAHHDDALARLEDRWAGHGNPGTHLQPSGHPYARDLDLFGSGSLFELLCTTRTRAGERTLADWLLQAATPERVSARHAAVEELRERLELREQLAIAGADVQAGLDPEALARWGTQAPASSPAAGRRARVLSWLAAGAFVLALAAWQRLDAPATIVVGVVVLRWLALAHLRTFVQRTDAAVERPARELEVMAELFARLEREPFEAPYSSELQRVLATGTDSAAHAVRDLQRRVQWLQMRRSAPLGPLLWFVCFGELLTLSIERWRLRHGPQLQRWFDALGELEALAALSAYAFGRPTAVWPELVDGPACLHGEGLTHPLLPARACVANDVALGEPVRALVISGSNMAGKSTYLRTLGINVVLAQAGAPVCATRLRLSPLAIGASIRVEDSLRGGASRFSAELARLQQIVALLDHDMPVLFLLDEILHGTNSDDRRQGAAAILHRLVDAGAIGMMTTHDLAIAHDVVADAPRIRNVHFAETLAGNALAFDYRMKDGIVRSSNALALMRAMGLLPPA; from the coding sequence GTGAGCAGCGAACCTGCGGACCGCCATCAGGCCGCACGCGCTCGCGCGTCGGCCGATCACGCCATGCTCGAGGGGCGCTCGCTGCGGCTGACGCGGACGCGTCTGGCGTGCTTCGGCGCGCTGGTGGTGGTGGCGGTGCTGGCCTACGACGGACGGTTGGCGTGGTGGTGGGTCGCGCTGCCGGTGGTGGTGTTCGTCGCGCTGGTGCTCCGTCACGAGCGCGTGCACGCGGCGATCGATCGCGCCAGTCGCAGCATCGCGCACCACGATGACGCGCTCGCGCGCCTCGAGGATCGCTGGGCCGGCCACGGCAACCCCGGCACGCACCTGCAGCCGAGCGGCCACCCCTACGCGCGCGACCTCGATCTGTTCGGCAGCGGCTCGTTGTTCGAGCTGCTGTGCACCACACGCACCCGCGCCGGCGAGCGCACGCTCGCCGACTGGCTGCTGCAGGCGGCGACGCCCGAGCGCGTGAGCGCCCGGCACGCGGCGGTCGAGGAGCTGCGCGAACGACTCGAGCTGCGCGAGCAGCTCGCGATCGCCGGCGCCGACGTGCAGGCCGGGCTCGATCCCGAGGCGCTGGCGCGGTGGGGCACGCAGGCGCCCGCGTCATCGCCCGCGGCCGGCCGACGCGCACGCGTGCTGTCGTGGCTCGCCGCGGGTGCGTTCGTGCTGGCGCTCGCGGCGTGGCAGAGGCTCGATGCGCCCGCGACGATCGTCGTTGGCGTCGTGGTGCTGCGGTGGCTGGCGCTCGCGCACCTGCGCACGTTCGTGCAGCGCACCGACGCGGCGGTCGAGCGGCCCGCCCGCGAGCTCGAGGTGATGGCCGAGCTGTTCGCCCGCCTCGAGCGCGAGCCGTTCGAGGCGCCATACTCGAGCGAGCTGCAGCGGGTGCTCGCGACCGGCACCGACTCGGCGGCCCACGCGGTGCGCGACCTGCAGCGCCGCGTGCAGTGGCTGCAGATGCGTCGCAGCGCCCCGCTGGGACCGCTGCTGTGGTTCGTGTGCTTCGGCGAGCTGCTCACGCTGTCGATCGAGCGCTGGCGCCTCCGCCACGGCCCGCAGCTGCAGCGCTGGTTCGACGCGCTCGGCGAGCTCGAGGCCCTGGCGGCGCTGTCTGCCTACGCGTTCGGCCGGCCCACTGCGGTGTGGCCCGAGCTGGTCGACGGTCCCGCGTGCCTGCACGGCGAGGGCTTGACGCATCCGCTGCTGCCCGCGCGCGCCTGCGTCGCCAACGACGTCGCGCTCGGTGAGCCCGTGCGTGCGCTCGTCATCAGCGGTTCGAACATGGCCGGCAAGAGCACCTACCTGCGCACGCTCGGCATCAACGTGGTGCTCGCCCAGGCCGGCGCGCCGGTCTGTGCGACGCGACTGCGGCTGTCGCCGCTGGCGATCGGAGCGTCGATCCGCGTCGAGGACTCGCTGCGTGGCGGCGCGTCGCGCTTCTCGGCCGAGCTCGCCCGACTGCAGCAGATCGTCGCGCTGCTCGATCACGACATGCCGGTGTTGTTCCTGCTCGACGAGATCCTGCACGGCACCAACTCCGATGATCGTCGACAGGGCGCCGCCGCGATCCTCCATCGTCTGGTCGACGCCGGCGCGATCGGCATGATGACCACGCACGACCTCGCGATCGCCCACGACGTGGTGGCCGATGCGCCGCGGATCCGCAACGTGCACTTCGCCGAGACGCTCGCGGGCAACGCCCTCGCGTTCGACTACCGCATGAAGGACGGCATCGTGCGCAGCAGCAACGCGCTGGCGTTGATGCGCGCGATGGGCCTACTGCCGCCCGCCTAG
- a CDS encoding peptidoglycan DD-metalloendopeptidase family protein, with product MLPARRTTGLLLATILGIACGDAGTQTTAAWQSDGGGVVDEGGSTEAPASSDAGDVADSSSGMPGSDSDTAAPETGAMPDLPALDPCPRIRVMVPPDEPLNVRPDPSTGASPIGALPSGAIVDVIEEVVGESIEGNTQWFHIPYGGGDGYVSGVFAACTLEEPPEPPDGYYLPLPCGMAVNCTQGNNGATSHNGLHAYAFDFGVPLDTPIVAMAAGVVANIYDATVPGDPCYDGGGPECGPAGNLVIVQHGDGTSTLYKHLNVVQVGVGDEVERGQQLGLSGTTGYSTGPHVHAMRMESCGNLTCQSIPMEFVDAGVPVSGTPVVSQNCP from the coding sequence ATGCTGCCCGCGCGACGCACGACCGGCCTGCTCCTCGCGACGATCCTCGGCATCGCCTGCGGCGACGCCGGCACGCAGACCACCGCCGCGTGGCAGAGCGACGGCGGTGGCGTGGTCGACGAGGGCGGCAGCACCGAGGCGCCCGCGAGCAGCGACGCGGGCGATGTCGCCGACAGCTCGAGCGGGATGCCGGGTAGCGACTCCGACACCGCCGCGCCGGAGACCGGCGCGATGCCCGACCTGCCCGCGCTCGACCCGTGCCCGCGCATCCGCGTGATGGTGCCGCCCGACGAGCCGCTCAACGTCCGCCCCGATCCCTCCACCGGGGCGTCGCCGATCGGGGCGCTGCCGAGCGGCGCCATCGTCGATGTGATCGAAGAGGTCGTCGGCGAGTCGATCGAGGGCAACACGCAGTGGTTCCACATCCCGTACGGCGGCGGCGACGGCTACGTCTCGGGGGTCTTCGCCGCGTGCACGCTCGAGGAGCCGCCCGAGCCGCCCGACGGCTACTACCTGCCGCTACCGTGCGGCATGGCGGTCAACTGCACGCAGGGCAACAACGGCGCCACCTCGCACAACGGGCTGCACGCCTACGCGTTCGACTTCGGGGTCCCGCTCGACACGCCGATCGTCGCGATGGCGGCCGGCGTCGTCGCCAACATCTACGACGCCACCGTCCCCGGCGACCCCTGCTACGACGGCGGCGGACCCGAGTGCGGTCCGGCGGGCAACCTGGTGATCGTACAGCACGGCGACGGCACCTCGACGTTGTACAAGCACCTCAACGTGGTGCAGGTCGGCGTCGGCGACGAGGTCGAGCGCGGGCAACAGCTGGGCCTGTCGGGTACGACCGGCTACTCGACCGGGCCCCATGTGCACGCGATGCGGATGGAGAGCTGCGGCAACCTCACCTGCCAGTCGATCCCGATGGAGTTCGTCGATGCCGGCGTACCGGTCTCCGGCACGCCGGTGGTGTCGCAGAACTGTCCGTGA
- a CDS encoding SRPBCC domain-containing protein: protein MSNEARPTPTTQIYEVYIKATPQAIWDAITTPEWTARFGYRGPVDYELRPGGRFKADPSAAMVAMGMTATMVDGEVLEAEPPHRLVQTYRFLFNEQTTAEGFSRLTYDIAPTASGFTRLTVTHELAGQPIMAAMVASKFNEQGTGGWSWILSDLKSVLETGSSLVG, encoded by the coding sequence ATGAGTAACGAGGCCCGCCCCACCCCCACGACGCAGATCTACGAGGTCTACATCAAGGCGACGCCCCAGGCGATCTGGGATGCCATCACGACCCCCGAGTGGACCGCCCGCTTCGGCTACCGCGGCCCGGTCGACTACGAGCTGCGGCCCGGCGGACGCTTCAAGGCCGACCCGAGCGCGGCGATGGTCGCGATGGGCATGACCGCGACGATGGTCGACGGCGAGGTGCTCGAGGCCGAGCCGCCGCACCGGCTGGTGCAGACCTACCGATTTCTCTTCAACGAGCAGACCACGGCCGAGGGCTTCTCACGGCTGACCTACGACATCGCGCCGACCGCCTCGGGCTTCACGCGCCTGACCGTGACCCACGAGCTCGCGGGCCAGCCGATCATGGCCGCAATGGTCGCGTCGAAGTTCAACGAGCAGGGCACGGGCGGCTGGAGCTGGATCCTCAGCGATCTGAAGTCGGTGCTCGAGACCGGCAGCTCGCTGGTGGGCTGA